One Lepisosteus oculatus isolate fLepOcu1 chromosome 13, fLepOcu1.hap2, whole genome shotgun sequence genomic region harbors:
- the LOC102688396 gene encoding uncharacterized protein — protein sequence MHQMPFSHGKAMKERAPSFWKTAQPWSLRVKAALCSHLRFMWMALMALTVLCVAIQILGMTRRYRSDKISKQFTDDKLFRMRFTFELQKTITTTQEVSEEASPGRNRSMKYIQGLSRDTTLKNERHGHGHGNPSSLKADDVVHTAKDSLPPVISHDSRGPRESVLSMENLSLSHRDNLPANKNTKITVVENPKQSNKAVATARAQSMDETLHSVTLEQPVRGYPKSPNYTGLAGNTLAHNPRSLDDIFKQNTTVGLGITYSTKQYQKGSLQDQKKLLQSTSNSTINTKQHLKAYRQQKKKISKPKSSTSSVPSPLNPNLLPHAHSSLGRPSAKRAQNEEKDTCQPKTHIVFLKTHKTASSTILNILYRFGESRNLTFALPLSKHSQLFYPLYFTSLFVEGFKSRTVKEYDIMCNHMRFLSSEVKKVMPADSFYFSIVRNPVTMMESIFSYYKSIPAFLRKRNLDEFLENPWKHYNASLNNNHYAKNLLTFDFGFNNNANDNERYTNLSITMIENTFDLILVSEYFDESMILLKNALCWKLDDVVSFKLNSRSNKTRQDLSRRAMEKIKQWNSLDWKLYLHFNATFWKKIDETVGREEMEREVERLRERRVQLMKTCLQDEGAVDPSQIKDTSLKPFQYGAAVIQGYNLNPELDEITKSKCQSLIMPELQYTALLYTKQFPDIAAKLSASSHQLSPGKSRTHHSRNWEARKAIAHMRNVKNQVYKGHQRSFSNWTTASSLQNVP from the exons GCGGGTAAAGGCAGCACTGTGTAGTCATCTGCGCTTCATGTGGATGGCTCTAATGGCCCTAACAGTTCTTTGTGTGGCCATACAAATACTAGGGATGACCAGACGATACAG GAGTGACAAGATTTCGAAGCAGTTCACCGACGATAAACTTTTCCGCATGAGATTCACCTTTGAACTTCAAAAGACAATCACAACAACACAAGAGGTGTCAGAAGAAGCATCTCCCGGCAGAAACCGTAGTATGAAATACATCCAGGGTTTAAGCAGGGACACCACTCTAAAAAATGAGAGACACGGCCATGGACATGGCAATCCGTCCAGTCTGAAGGCAGATGATGTTGTACACACTGCAAAGGATTCACTTCCGCCTGTGATAAGCCATGATTCCCGAGGTCCTAGGGAATCAGTACTGTCCATGGAGAATTTAAGTTTGTCTCATCGGGACAATCTTCCCGCCAACaagaacacaaaaatcacagtgGTAGAAAATCCAAAACAATCAAACAAAGCAGTAGCTACTGCTCGTGCTCAAAGCATGGATGAGACGCTTCATTCAGTAACATTGGAACAACCTGTTAGAGGGTATCCAAAATCTCCAAATTATACAGGCCTTGCTGGAAATACCTTAGCCCACAATCCAAGATCATTAGATGACATATTCAAACAAAATACCACAGTAGGATTGGGTATAACCTATTCAACCAAACAATATCAAAAGGGTTCTCTCCAAGATCAAAAAAAACTATTGCAGTCCACTTCAAATTCAACAATTAATACCAAACAACATCTAAAGGCATacagacagcagaaaaagaaaatctccAAGCCAAAATCATCTACCTCTTCTGTGCCTTCGCCTCTCAATCCAAACTTGCTACCACATGCCCACTCCTCATTGGGCAGACCCAGTGCCAAAAGAGCACAAAATGAAGAGAAGGACACTTGCCAGCCAAAGACGCACATTGTGTTCCTcaaaacacataaaacagctAGCAGTACAATCCTCAACATATTATACCGTTTTGGAGAGAGCCGAAATCTCACCTTTGCTCTCCCCCTGAGCAAACACAGCCAGCTGTTTTATCCACTGTATTTCACATCTCTGTTTGTTGAAGGCTTCAAGTCAAGGACTGTGAAGGAATATGACATTATGTGCAATCATATGAGGTTCTTGTCATCTGAG GTCAAGAAGGTCATGCCAGCAGATTCATTTTACTTCTCAATTGTGCGCAATCCTGTCACCATGATGGAGTCCATTTTCTCCTATTACAAGAGCATTCCTGCCTTCCTCAGGAAACGAAACCTGGACGAGTTCCTAGAAAATCCCTGGAAGCACTATAATGCCTCTTTAAACAACAACCATTATGCCAAGAACCTCCTGACATTTGACTTTGGCTTCAATAACAATGCCAATGACAATGAAAGATACACCAACCTGTCTATAACTATGATAGAAAACACGTTCGACCTGATCTTGGTGTCTGAATACTTCGATGAGTCCATGATCCTGTTAAAGAACGCCCTCTGCTGGAAGTTGGATGACGTGGTCTCTTTCAAGCTCAACAGCAGAAGCAACAAGACCAGGCAGGACTTGTCCCGTCGGGCCATGGAGAAGATAAAGCAATGGAACTCCCTGGACTGGAAGCTCTACCTGCATTTCAATGCCACCTTCTGGAAGAAGATCGATGAAACGGTGGGACGAGAGGAGATGGAACGAGAAGTGGAGCGCCTTCGAGAGAGAAGGGTCCAGCTCATGAAGACCTGTCTGCAGGATGAAGGGGCTGTGGACCCTTCCCAGATCAAAGACACTTCCCTGAAGCCCTTTCAGTACGGTGCTGCTGTCATTCAGGGCTACAACCTCAACCCTGAGCTAGATGAAATAACCAAAAGCAAATGTCAGAGCCTCATCATGcctgagctacagtacactgcatTACTGTATACCAAGCAGTTTCCGGATATTGCAGCTAAGCTGTCAGCCTCCTCACACCAGTTAAGTCCAGGCAAGTCCAGGACCCATCATTCAAGGAATTGGGAAGCCAGAAAAGCCATTGCTCACATGAGAAATGTGAAAAATCAGGTCTATAAAGGTCATCAAAGAAGCTTTTCCAACTGGACTACAGCAAGCAGCCTGCAGAATGTGCCTTGA